The DNA segment ATGGCAGATAGTTCCTTAACTTTCAGGTGTGCTTTACTGTTGTAATTCAAACTTTAATGGTAGGGAATGGTACAAATGAGATGAAAGTGAATGAAATACCATCTTTAAGtgttaacttttattaaaaaaaacaacaacaacaacagacatcacaataataattaatacaaaacaatgaaacaacaagtggtgcagtgAGCTATTTACAATATGTGGCAGCTTTACAAGCATCGCAAAGCAAGGGCAGCAAGTAATCGTACGCGTGTTATGTGTGCGCCCAAAAGCAATGACCTTAATGAAGCCTGAGGTATAACAACACTCAAAATGAGCATTTGGGGACGACAAGGAAGTGAAGTAAGAAACCGTGACATGAATGGTACAACTCTCAGTGATAGGTAGTGTGTAGCATAAATGACCTGAACACGCACAACCTGTGCAGCTTATTTTAGAACGATCTGGATTCAGAAGGAGACATTTTTGTTATACCGACAGGCTTTGGCTGTTATTTACCCTGTGGAGTAGTAAACTGATCAAGTCTGAGAATGGTCTCTCTATCCAAAGAAGAGCATCAGTTTTGGGACACACGTGCAGGAGAATAAGATACCGAACAGTGGAGCAGAAGGCACAGTATCGACTAAAGAGGATTTGCACGATGCTAAGGCTGAATGGAATTGCTCAATGGCATGAGAGTAGATGCGAAAATGGATAGTAAGGGATGAAAGTATGGAGTTGATGGGAGGCGCCCGGTCACTTCACCGCGTGGAGTACTTGAAGCCAGGATCGGGGCTGCTGTAGCGGATGGTGTCGTAGCCACCGTCCGAGTAGCGTGCGGGGCGAGACGAGTAGCTCCTGACGGGCGAGCTGTAGCTACCCAGATAGTCGGCCGcactcgaggaggaggaggaggaagcggaCGAGGAGGAACCGCCGTGGGTGTAGCCGGCGGGCGGCGAACTGTAGGAGGCAGAGGGCGAGCTGTAGCTGCCGGAGTAGCCGCCCGAGGAGTAGCCGCCGGAGGAATAGCCGCCCGAGGAGGGCGAGGAGTAGCCGCCGGAGGAGTAGCTGCCGGAGGAGGGCGAGGCGTAGGTCTgcgagggggaggaggaggcggcgaGGGTGGAGGGGCTGCCACCGCCGTAAGCAGCCAGCCCGCGGCCCAGGTGGCTGCTGTAGCTGGACAGGCTGGGCGCCGAGCCGGAGGAGTAGCCGCCCGAGGAGTAGCCGCCCGAGGAGGGCGAGGAGTAGCTGCCAGACTGCGAGGCCGGCGAGTAGCTGCCCAGCGACGCCGCGGAGAGCCCCGCGCTGCCCAGCGAGTAGCTGCTGCCTGACGACGACGCGTCAGAGCCGGACGAACCTCCGCCGTGTATGCCGAACGTGACGGGGCCCACCTGCTGCAGGGGCAGAGAAGAGATGGAGATCGTCAGTCGAGGCAAAACATCAGAAGGAGGGCTACCTGTGTCTGCTCTAGTGTCATAAATTTCAGCCTAATTAGCGCATCTAAAATATATGGAGAAGCGTAGTTGTCACCAGAATCAGTTGTCGGTATATTTTAGACCACAAGATGGACTAATTTGACCGAAATCTGTAAAATGGGTGAAACGCCATCTAGACTGTGCTTTGTTTACGAAAATGGCAGTCTTTAAATGTAGCCTGTAGAGTATGGTTGAGAacacttcttattgtcaatgtgcCAAGGACTAGGTACTGCCGGAAATATGTCATACAAGGATAAGCCCGCATATCACAACATTTCATGTATGGTCATGAGCTAAATGTAACACACAGAGACAGTAAACACAATGGAACATTTCACAGCTGAGACCCATATTTACATGACGACATTGACCCTAAAAGTTAACTGTTATTTTGACGCATTGTATATAACATGTATTTTTAACTGTTATTTTGACGCATTGTATATAACATGTATTTTAAGTGGGTTTCAAAAATTGTGTTTATTGCCGATTTATACTTCAGTAGAGATCATTTGAATACAAAAAACAAATGTTCTATGTTTGGTATGGCACGCAGTTgtaatctgctaggaaatttcaaatcagcccGCACTTCGCTTAGCTGGCccgtctggccgtgcggttctaggcgcttcagtctggaacctcgtgaccgctgctgccgcaggttcgaatcctgccacgagcatggatgtgtgtgatgtccttaggttagttaggtttaagtagttctaagttctaggggactgatgaccacagatgttaagtcccatagtgctcagagccatttgaaccatttgaacacttcgcTGAAGAACGAAAATTATTTCTATCGATTCATTGCGAAATTAACACTGTCTGCAATTTCTTTACTGTTGCTCAATACTAGTGAACAATGTGATCGCAATTCGTTAGCAGAGCACTAACAACTCGCTTCACTTACCTTCCACGATGCCTGCGTTAGTTCAGTTTCCTTAACTCTCTCAGTACCTAAACAGCAGCCACAGTACACGCTCCAACAACAAACTGAACCCTCGTAGATTGCGTTGACAGCTGCTACGGTTACTGTTATGTGGGTGAACTATGCTAGATCAAATTACAACAGCAGCCTTTGCCCTGAAACTTGTTCACAAACTGACACTGTGTGATGGAGTGGAGGATGGCCCTACACACCGAGAGTGTGGTCCGTGAACCACGCTTCAGTCCATACCCTTCTCGCTCTACCGAGCCATCATGGGCTGGACAGCCCTTCCGGCTGGGAGGGAAAGAAACTAACTGTTCAGTTTCCAGTAGCCCTACTCTGTATCATACCGACCGGTACAGTAGCTTAGCcttggtagtgacgtcattttcggctAGGTAGCCGAAGCTGCTATTCTGTACATTACTCAGCTGAGGTCTGTTAACAATCAGTCTGCCTGCCGATTATTGGTCTACTGTACCGAGAGGAGGTGAGGTGTCGGTGAGACCATTTCTTCAGTTAGTGTACTTTGATTATGGAGATAATGTGTCGTCTTAGAAATATTGAATGATCATTACTTTTCGATTTAATGTTTAGATTTTATTGAAGAATCACTAGGTTGCATCTGAGTGGAATTTGAGTTCGTAACTATTATTATCCAtgtatttcagctgagaatcatggaagtGAATATGGTACTCATGGTACTGTTAAGAAGAAGGCAAGAACAACTAAGGAAATGCGGCGCCATGCGATTTTAATCTGCAGGATGGGACGAACCCCTTTGAAATGCCCAAGAGTAAGTTCGTGGCCAGGTACAGACTGAACAGGGAAGTGGCCCATAATTTGGTCGAGTAACTGTGACTATACATGAGAGCCCATCAAAGAGCTACAGCCATCGCCTTGCATCTGTAGGTACTTTTGTTTAGCGAGTCCTGAAATGACTAAATCATCTAAACTATTCTTATGTGTCATCAAATGCAATCTTTATTTCTTCTAAGCTTTGACAACTCTTAATTTCTTTGGACATGGGTCAGATCAAAAGGGCACAGAGGTTGACTATTCAGCTGCCATGAGTCAGTCAAAGGCATAAAGGTGCACTGACGAAATTTTGAGGCCTCTCAATGCACCTGCAGTCGAAAACAATAATGGGAACAGCgtgtaacttcctggcaggttaaaactgtgtgccgggccgagacgcgcactcggttcggcacacagttttaatctgccaggaagtttcgtatcagcgcacactccactgcagagtgaaagtttcattctggaagtatcctccaggctgtggccaagccatgtccccgcaatatcctttcttccaggagcgctagtcttacaaggtttgcaggagggcttctgtgaagtttggaaggtagcagacgagatactggcagaagtaaagctgtgaggacggggcgtgagtcatgcttcggtagctcagatggtagagcacttgcccgcgaaaggcaaaggtcccgagttcgagtctcggtgcagcacacagttttaatctgcaaagaagTTTCATAGGAATGCACACTcctctgcacagtgaaaatttcattctggaaagggAATAGCGTGTCTGGTAGTTTTCTTGGCTAGCCTCTTCGGGTGTGGGGTGCTGTGTGCACTGAGGTGTGCCATGCTAGGTGTGCAGTCGTCGGGTGAGCGTGCCCACAGCTGCGGTCTCTTGTCCTCGGTTGGCTGCCACGAGGAGGGACCTCAATATGGCACGGGCCCACCACGGTTCCTCGCGAGCTGCACCGGCTCGCTACCGAATGGCTACAGAATTGCACTGAGGTTCGGTTGCAGTAACTCCACCACTCGGCGTGCTCATCCGCCAAGCCGATCGGCAGAGCAaccgaacgatacagaataggactGCCGGCTGGAATCCCAGACCGCCGCACAGGTTTAGACGCGAGATGGGTTCCTGAGAGAGGAATTTGCCACAGAACACTAGCCCCGCTGCCACGCGACGTGTCGGCTTACCTTGGCGCCGCTGCCGTAGCCGACGCCGCCGCCCACGCTGGCCCCGCGGAGCGCCACGGTGCTCAGCTGGCCACCAGAGCTCAGCGAGGCCAGGGACagtccgccgccgctgccgcctccgtaGCCGCCTCCGTAGCCGCCCCCGTATCCACCGCCGAGGGAGCCTAGGCTGAGTCCGCCTCCCAGACCCTGCAGTTGGAGGCCGCCCAGACCGCCCCCGAAGCCGCCGCCGAAGCCGTGCAGCCCCAGCCCGTAGCCGCCCCCGATGCTCTGCAGTCCGCCTCCGTAGCCGCCTCCTAGCGCCTGCAGGTCCAGCCCGCTACCTGGAATCGAACAGGAAGCCACGCTGTCAACACGTAAAATGCTACAACATACactactgctacaccacgaagatgacgtgctacagacgcgaaatttaaccgacaggaagaacatgttgtgatatgcaaatgattagctattcacagcattcacacaaggttggcgccggctgcgacacctacaacgtgctgacacaaggaaagtttccaagcgatttctcatacacaaacaacacttgaccagcgttgcctggtgaaacgttgttgtgatgcctcgtgtaaggaggagaaatgcgtactatcacgtttacgactttgataaaggtcggattgtagccaatcgcgattgcggtttatcgtatcgcgacattgctgctcgcatcggtggagatccgatgactgttcgcggagtatggaatcggtgagttcaggagggtaatacggaacgtcgtgctggatcccaacgacctcgtatcactagcagtcgagatgacaggcatcttatccgcatggctgtgtcggatcgtgccgccacgtctcgatccctgagtcaacagatggggaaatttgcaagacaacaaccatctgcaccaacagttcgatgacatttgcagcagcatggactatgagctcggagaccatggcggttacccttgacgctgcaccacagacaggagcgcatgcgatggtgtactcaacgacgaacctgagtgcacgaatggcaaaacgtcattttttcggatgaatccaggttctgtttacagcatcatgatggccgcatccgtgtttggtgttatcgcggtgaacgcacattgggagcgtgtattcgtcatcgccatactggcgtatcacccggcgtgatggtatggggtgccattggttacacatatcggtcacctcttgttcgcattgacggcactttgaacagtgggcgttacatttcaggggtgttacgatccgtggctctacccttcattcgatctctgagataccttacatttcagcaggataatgcacgaccgcatgttgcaggtcctgtacgggcctttctggatacagaaaatgttcgactgctggcctggccagcagattctctagatctctcaccaattgaaaacgtctggtcaatgatggccgagcaactggcttgtcacaatacgccagtcactactcgtgatgaactgtggtatcgtgttgaagctgcatgagcagctgtgcctgtacacaccatccaagctctgtttgactcaatgcccaggcgtatcgaggccgttattatggccagagttggttgttctgggtactgatttctcaggatctgtgcacccaaattgcgtgaaaatgtaatcgcatgtcagttctagtatatttgtccaatgaatacccgtttatcatctgcatttcttcttggtgtagcaattttaatgtccagtagtgtagtaatgaGACTGCTGACAACGCTCTGGTGTGGCGGGAAGTGTCATCATTGAGCGACTGTAGCGTCACTGGGGAGGGCTTTTAGAGAATTTCTATTTGCTACGACAAATGGTAGCTTGCTTCAAATGAGA comes from the Schistocerca piceifrons isolate TAMUIC-IGC-003096 chromosome 9, iqSchPice1.1, whole genome shotgun sequence genome and includes:
- the LOC124717204 gene encoding keratin, type I cytoskeletal 9-like — its product is GPVLLQAAAAAPVPVHGVGLAGFGGGSGLDLQALGGGYGGGLQSIGGGYGLGLHGFGGGFGGGLGGLQLQGLGGGLSLGSLGGGYGGGYGGGYGGGSGGGLSLASLSSGGQLSTVALRGASVGGGVGYGSGAKQVGPVTFGIHGGGSSGSDASSSGSSYSLGSAGLSAASLGSYSPASQSGSYSSPSSGGYSSGGYSSGSAPSLSSYSSHLGRGLAAYGGGSPSTLAASSSPSQTYASPSSGSYSSGGYSSPSSGGYSSGGYSSGGYSGSYSSPSASYSSPPAGYTHGGSSSSASSSSSSSAADYLGSYSSPVRSYSSRPARYSDGGYDTIRYSSPDPGFKYSTR